From the genome of Longimicrobium sp.:
AAGGCGCGCCCGTACAGCCCCAGCGCCCCGGCGCCCAGCAGCCGCCCCACCAGCAGGTTGTCGGCGTTGCGGGCGGCGTGGTTCACCAGCTGGTTCAGGCTGGCCGCCACCCCGAAGCCGCACAGCTCGCGGAGCTCGATCCGTCCCAGCAGGGGGCGGAGCGGGTGGCGGGCCAGCGCGAGCGCCAGCACGCTCGCCAGGAGCGACTGCGCCACCGTCCCCCACACCAGGCTCCACACCCCGTGGCCGGCCAGCGCCAGCGCGAGCGCCACCCCCGCGTAGCCGGCCCCGTAGCTCGTCACGTCCACCACGAACAGGGCCCGGAAGTCGAGCCGGCGCTGCAGCAGCGCCCGCGCCGTCCCCCCCAGCGCCCCGGTGAGGAAGAGGAGCGACAGCCCCCGCATCACGGGGGGGAGGTCGGGCGCGTCGAGCAGCGGTCCCGAGAAGGGTGCCAGCACCCAGAGGAGCGCGGCCGCCGCGGCCCCGGTCAGGAGCGAGGCGGTGAAGGCGGTGCGGACGTGGCGCGCGGTGAGGTCGCTGCGCTGCACCAGCGCCACCCCCAGCCCCAGCTGCGCCAGGAGCTCGGCGAAGCTCACCACCACCCAGGCGAGCGCCACCACCCCGAAGTCGCGCGGGGGAAGGAGCCGCGCCAGCACCACGCCGAAGCCGAGCTGCAGCGCCGCCTGCACGCCCCAGGCGGCCATCCGCCACTGCCCGGCCGAGACCGTGCGCTCGGAGAGGGTGCGCGCGCTCATGCCAGGGCCGGCTCCAGGGGCCGCGAGAGCGCGCCGCGCTCGGCCAGCAGCTCCTCGATCACCTCTACGATGGCGTCGACGGCGCCCGGGTCGGCCGCGGCGCGCGCGGCGGCGGCCATGCGCTCCCGCTCGGCGCCGTCGGCCAGCAGCCGGCGGACTTCCCCCGCCAACGCCGCGCCGGAGAGGCGCTCCGGCGGGAGGAAGACGGCGGCCCCGGCGCGCACCAGGTCGTCGGCCAGGTCGCGGATGTGCGGCCCGATCGGGGAGTCGGGTACGGAGACGCAGACGGCGGGGACGCCGCGCGCGCACACCTCCAGCAGCGTGGTCTCCCCCGCCGCGCTCACCACCAGGTCGCAGGCGGGGAACACCGCGAGCAGGTCGTCGAAGAAGGGGCGCGCCACCACCGGGGCGGCGAGCGCCTCCGCGTCGTCCCCGGCCGGGGCGTGCCCGCCGTACTGGACCACCAGCTGCGCGTCGGGCCGCTCCGCGCGCAGGCGCCGGGCGGCGTCGGCGAAGAGCCGCGTGGTCCCCGGCGACCCGGCGCTGTAGCCGATGAGGGCGACGACGGGGCGGTCCGGGTCCAGCCCCAGCCGCTCGCGCGCGGCGCGGGCGCACGCGGGCGCGAACGCCTCGGGGCGCAGCGGCGTGCGGGTGACCCTCAGGCGCGGGCGCAGGAAGCGGGGGAAGCGGGCCGTGTCGGCCGCGCGCGCCAGGCAGGTGCGGTCCACCATCCAGGCCAGCGCCCGGTTGGCCCGGCGCAGCGCGTAGTGCGGGACGGTGAGCGTGGGATACCCGCGCAGCGCCGCCGCCGCCATCGGCGCGAACGAGCACCGCCCGCCCGTGCCCAGCACCAGGTCGGGCCGGAAGCGCTCCAGCAGCGCCGCCCCCTCGCGCGCGCCCCGGAGCGTCGCGCCCGCCAGCGTCCCCGCGTGGCGGGCCAGGTCGGCCCGGGAGAGCTCGCGGTGCGTCCCCCCCACGCTCCCCACCGCGTGCACGGGGTAGCCCCGGCGCTCCACCCAGTCGCGGAAGCGCGAGTCGGCGGGGAGCGCCACCGCCGCGTCCAGGTCGTAGCGTTGCGCGAGCGCGCCCAGCACGACGACGGCGTGGGACAGGTGCCCCACGCTGTCGCCGCTGACGGCCAGGACGCGCAGCGGTCTCATGTCACCGCCACGAGCGCGGCGCCCGGCGCGCACTCCAGCACCGCTTCCGCCACGCGAGTCACCTGCTCCTCCGTCATCTCCGGGTAGAGCGGGAGCGAGAGCACCTCGGCCGAGAGCCGCGTGGAGACCGGCGCGCCCTCGGGGAAGGTGCGGATCCCGCGGTACGCCTCCTGGAGGTGGATCGGGATCGGGTAGTGGATGCCGGCGCCCACGCCGCGCGCGTGCAGCTCCTTCAGCAGCCGGTCGCGCTCCGGGTGGCGGACGACGAAGAGGTGCCACACGTGCTCGCGCCCGGGGAGCGCCTCGGGGAGGGCGACGTCGGCCTCCGCCAGCAGCTCGCGGTAGAGCCCGGCCAGCTCGCGGCGGCGCTCGTTCCAGCCTTCCAGCCGGCGCAGCTTCACCCGCAGCACCGCCGCCTGCATGGTGTCGAGGCGGCTGTTCATCCCCAGCGTCTCGTGCACGTACTTGACCCGCGAGCCGTAGTTGCGGTCGCGGCGGAGCCGGTCGGCGAGCTCCCCGTCGTTCGTCACCACCGCGCCGCCGTCGCCGTACGCGCCCAGGTTCTTCCCCGGGTAGAAGGAGAAGCACCCCGCGTCGCCGATGGCACCGGCGCGCCGGCCGCCGTGCAGCGCGCCGTGCGCCTGGCAGGCGTCCTCGATCACCTTCAGGCCGCGGCGGCGGGCGATCTCCAGGATCTCCTCCATCCGCGCCGTCTGCCCGTACAGGTGCACGGGGAGGATCGCCTTCGTGCGCGGGGTGATGGCGGCCTCGACCAGCTCGGGGTCGAGGTTGAAGTCGTCCTCGCGCGCGTCCACCAGCACGGGCGTGGCGCCGGCGTGCGTGATCCCCAGCGCCGAGGCGATGAAGGTGTTGGCGGCGGTGATCACCTCGTCGCCGGGCCCCACGCCCGCGGCGCGCAACGCCAGCGTGATGGCGTCGAGCCCCGAGGCCACGCCGATGCAGTGCCCGGCGCCGCAGAAGGCGGCGAACTCCTCCTCGAAGCGGGCGACCTCGTCGCCCAGGATGAACTGCGCCCCCGCCATCACGCCCTCCAGCGCGGGGAGCAGCTCGTCCTTCAGCTCGCGGTACTGCTGGGTCAGCTCCACCAGCGGGATCATATTCGACATGGGATCAGGCGTCGTCCGTGAGACGGGGGTCGTCGGGGTACGCCGCGCTACCATCCCGGCAGCGCAGCTCGGAAGTCCGGCGCAGCACGCGGGCGGGGCTGCCGACGACGACCGTGCCCGGCGGCACGTCGCGGGTGACCACGCTCCCCGAGCCCACCAGGGCGTAGGCGCCGATCTCGACGCCGGGGGTGATGGTGACGTTCACGCCGATGCGCGCCCCGCGGCGGATGACGGGCCCGCGGAAGGAGGCCGGGTCGGCGCAGGCGCACCCCGGGTGCACGTCGTTGGCGAAGGTGCACCCCGGGGCGATGAAGACGTCGTCCTCGATCACCGTGAACTGCGGGACGTAGACGTTGCAGTGGATCTTGACCCGGCTGCCGATCCTGCAGCCGTAGTCGACCACGGTGTTGCTCCACACCGCCACGTCGTCGCCGATCTCGCTCTCCTCGCGCAGGATCACGTTGTGGCCGGTCTGCAGCCCGCGCCCGATGCGGCTGCCGGCGTACACGATGGTGCCCGAGCGCAGCCGCGAGCCGGGACCCAGCGCCAGCTCGAGCGAGGCCACGCGCCGCTCGGGGAAGTAGCCCACCAGCACGCCGGGGTCCCAGTCGCCCCCGCCGCAGTCGGCGGGGGTGAGCAGGGTCCCGGCCGAGGGCAGCCGGCGCGCGCCGGCCGCCGGGCCGATCAGGGTCTCCATGTCGCCGGGCTCGCTCACAGCGTGGACGGCGCGGGCGCCAGGCCGGCGATGCGCACCCGCCTGCGGCCCAGCCGGCGGGCGCGGCCCGCGGCGGCCGGCGCGGGCGCCTCGCCCAGGAAGACCCGCCCGCCGCCCGCGGCCAGCGAGCGGTCGGCCGCCTCCAGCACGCGCACCACGTCCAGCCCGCCGCGCCCGTCGGAGCGCGGCTGCGCGCCCGTGCGCACGCACTCCACGAAGTGGCGGGCCTCGGCCTTGAGCGGCTCCTCCTCCACCAGGTAGGGGCTGCGGGTGTCGCCGTAGCGGTAGCTGAAGGGGAAGTCGCCGAACTCCATGTGGTAGCGCGGCCCGTCGATCCCCTTGTCGTACAGGCGGATCTTCTCCAGCGGCTCGATGTCGTCGTAGACGGCCATCTTGCGGGTGCCCACGATCGTCATCTGCCGGACCTTGTTGGGGTCCAGCCACGAG
Proteins encoded in this window:
- a CDS encoding UDP-N-acetylglucosamine--N-acetylmuramyl-(pentapeptide) pyrophosphoryl-undecaprenol N-acetylglucosamine transferase, which gives rise to MRPLRVLAVSGDSVGHLSHAVVVLGALAQRYDLDAAVALPADSRFRDWVERRGYPVHAVGSVGGTHRELSRADLARHAGTLAGATLRGAREGAALLERFRPDLVLGTGGRCSFAPMAAAALRGYPTLTVPHYALRRANRALAWMVDRTCLARAADTARFPRFLRPRLRVTRTPLRPEAFAPACARAARERLGLDPDRPVVALIGYSAGSPGTTRLFADAARRLRAERPDAQLVVQYGGHAPAGDDAEALAAPVVARPFFDDLLAVFPACDLVVSAAGETTLLEVCARGVPAVCVSVPDSPIGPHIRDLADDLVRAGAAVFLPPERLSGAALAGEVRRLLADGAERERMAAAARAAADPGAVDAIVEVIEELLAERGALSRPLEPALA
- a CDS encoding DegT/DnrJ/EryC1/StrS family aminotransferase: MSNMIPLVELTQQYRELKDELLPALEGVMAGAQFILGDEVARFEEEFAAFCGAGHCIGVASGLDAITLALRAAGVGPGDEVITAANTFIASALGITHAGATPVLVDAREDDFNLDPELVEAAITPRTKAILPVHLYGQTARMEEILEIARRRGLKVIEDACQAHGALHGGRRAGAIGDAGCFSFYPGKNLGAYGDGGAVVTNDGELADRLRRDRNYGSRVKYVHETLGMNSRLDTMQAAVLRVKLRRLEGWNERRRELAGLYRELLAEADVALPEALPGREHVWHLFVVRHPERDRLLKELHARGVGAGIHYPIPIHLQEAYRGIRTFPEGAPVSTRLSAEVLSLPLYPEMTEEQVTRVAEAVLECAPGAALVAVT
- a CDS encoding acyltransferase; translation: METLIGPAAGARRLPSAGTLLTPADCGGGDWDPGVLVGYFPERRVASLELALGPGSRLRSGTIVYAGSRIGRGLQTGHNVILREESEIGDDVAVWSNTVVDYGCRIGSRVKIHCNVYVPQFTVIEDDVFIAPGCTFANDVHPGCACADPASFRGPVIRRGARIGVNVTITPGVEIGAYALVGSGSVVTRDVPPGTVVVGSPARVLRRTSELRCRDGSAAYPDDPRLTDDA